A single Argentina anserina chromosome 7, drPotAnse1.1, whole genome shotgun sequence DNA region contains:
- the LOC126803679 gene encoding uncharacterized protein LOC126803679 codes for MNLEKGRAQGRGRARGRGRGWDAGRVRNVENLYEEATPQEEHVDVAAVVRDDGRVLKLIRDISCLLASSFHGGLDHMVMDHCIESMETYFEMMECSEIKKRMIATFFLKDDALYWWKSTRWTVDVSTLTWDGFTALFREKYFPATVQENLELEFLELAQGDMTIREYEARFAQLYRYVRPMGADKTCGGDGKDRDTRGKGKAISSGSGPLGPKGGSWKRPRPYYQIPAKTSSPSARTAPVRTLATVREPNKVTIKTRYPLPRIDDLFDQLKGDTVFSKNDLRSNELVVVFVDDILIYSKSQEEHVVHLRTVLQTLKEAKLYAKLEKCEFWKEYVKFLGHVVSKDRVLVDPSKVEAVKS; via the exons atgaatttggagaagGGCCGTgcacagggccgaggacgggcgagaggtcgaggccgagGTTGGgatgcaggccgagtccgcaatgtggagaacctttatgaggaggcgaCACCACAGGAAGAACATGTTGATGTCGCTGCGGTCGTTAGAGACGATGGTCGTGTGCTAAAGCTGATCAGGGACATCAGTTGTCTGTTAGCGTCGTCATTTCATGGAggcctggatcatatggtaatGGACCACTGTATCGAGAGCATGGAGacctactttgagatgatGGAGTGCTCTGAGAtaaagaagaggatgatagccacattcttTCTGAAAGATGATGCACTATATTGGTGGAAGAGTACGAGGTGGACAGTAGATGTGTCTACCTTGACCTGGGATGGTTTCACGGCACTTTTTCGAGAGAAGTACTTTCCAGCTACAGTGCAGGAGAATTTAGAGCTTGAGTTCCTTGAGCTAGCACAGGGGGATATGACTATCAGGGAGTATGAGGCTCGTTTTGCACAGTTGtaccggtatgtcaggccAATGGGT GCTGATAAGACTTGTGGAGGTGACGGGAAAGATAGAGATACTAGAggaaaaggcaaggcaatcaGTTCAGGCAGCGGGCCCTTAGGGCCGAAAGGTGGATCTTGGAAGAGACCAAGACCCTATTATCAGATTCCGGCTAAGACATCATCTCCATCTGCTAGGACTGCACCTGTTAGAACGTTGGCAACAGTGAG GGAAccgaacaaggtgaccatcaagactaGGTATCCCttgcctaggattgatgatttgttcgatcagcttaaaGGAGatacggtgttctctaagaatGATTTGAGATCCA ATGAGTTggttgtggtgtttgtggatgacattctgatatactccaagtctCAAGAAGAGCATGTAGTGCATCTGAGGacggtgttgcagaccttgaaggaagCAAAATTGTATGCCAAACTAGAGAAGTGTGAATTCTGGAAAGAATATGTCAAGTTCCTCGGTCATGTCGTCTCAAAGGATAGAGTACTAGTAGATCCGTCAAAAGTGGAGGCAGTAAAGAGTTAG